The following are encoded together in the Streptomyces asoensis genome:
- a CDS encoding response regulator transcription factor, with the protein MTRVLVVEDEESFSDALSYMLRKEGFEVAVATTGPDGLDEFERNGADLVLLDLMLPGLPGTEVCRQLRGRSNVPVIMVTAKDSEIDKVVGLEIGADDYVTKPFSSRELVARIRAVLRRRGEPEEVTPAALEAGPVRMDVDRHVVTVSGSKVDLPLKEFDLLEMLLRNAGRVLTRMQLIDRVWGADYVGDTKTLDVHVKRLRAKIEPDPGAPRYLVTVRGLGYKFEP; encoded by the coding sequence GTGACCCGAGTGCTCGTCGTCGAGGACGAGGAGTCCTTCTCCGACGCCCTGTCGTACATGCTCCGCAAGGAGGGCTTCGAGGTCGCCGTCGCGACCACAGGGCCCGACGGACTCGACGAGTTCGAGCGCAACGGCGCCGACCTCGTGCTCCTCGACCTGATGCTGCCGGGGCTGCCCGGTACGGAGGTGTGCCGTCAGCTGCGCGGCCGCTCCAACGTCCCCGTGATCATGGTGACCGCGAAGGACAGCGAGATCGACAAGGTCGTCGGCCTGGAGATAGGAGCCGACGACTACGTCACCAAGCCGTTCTCCTCGCGCGAGCTGGTCGCCCGTATCCGGGCCGTCCTGCGCCGCCGGGGCGAGCCGGAGGAGGTGACCCCGGCGGCCCTGGAGGCCGGTCCGGTCCGGATGGACGTCGACCGGCACGTCGTGACGGTGTCCGGCTCCAAGGTCGACCTCCCGCTCAAGGAGTTCGACCTTCTGGAGATGCTGCTGCGCAACGCCGGGCGGGTCCTGACCCGTATGCAGCTCATCGACCGGGTCTGGGGCGCCGACTACGTGGGCGACACCAAGACGCTCGACGTGCACGTCAAGCGGCTGCGCGCCAAGATCGAGCCGGACCCGGGAGCCCCCAGGTACCTGGTCACGGTCCGCGGCCTCGGCTACAAGTTCGAGCCGTAG
- a CDS encoding sensor histidine kinase produces the protein MDVNAAVAAAAAIAGVLTGVIAVLAFRWSEREQKRPTRTSLHTDPVLPPGVDTVLSVLRSSAVVLDEADAVVKASSAAYALGLVRGGRLSVEPMLKMARDTRRDGEIRQVELDLPRRGTGRGEALAVSARVAPLGSRLVLLLVEDLTEARRIEAVRRDFVANVSHELKTPVGALSLLSEAVMDASEDPEAVERFAGRMQIEATRLTSLVQELIDLSRVQNDDPLEDAEPVGIDELVAEAVDRCRHQAGTKQITMAAGGTADLRVWGNRGQLAAALGNLVENAVNYSPARTRVGIAARRVNAPGGDLIEIAVTDQGIGISDKDKERIFERFYRVDPARSRQTGGTGLGLAIVKHVAASHGGEVTVWSAENQGSTFTLRLPEAGAARDRAQRLPGPDEADDIDDDIDDDVDDLDDLDGAGHSSSGHSSSPHSSSGSGHSSPHRSTQTSPRASSPDSSAYRTLSAPEVLP, from the coding sequence ATGGACGTGAACGCGGCGGTCGCCGCAGCAGCAGCGATCGCCGGGGTCCTCACCGGTGTCATCGCCGTGCTGGCGTTCCGCTGGAGCGAGCGCGAACAGAAGCGCCCCACGCGCACCTCGCTGCACACGGACCCGGTGCTTCCGCCGGGTGTGGACACCGTGCTGTCCGTGCTCCGCTCCTCCGCCGTCGTGCTCGACGAGGCCGACGCCGTCGTCAAGGCCAGCTCCGCCGCCTATGCCCTCGGGCTGGTGCGGGGCGGCCGGCTCAGCGTCGAGCCCATGCTGAAGATGGCCCGGGACACCAGGCGCGACGGGGAGATACGCCAGGTCGAGCTGGACCTTCCCCGGCGCGGGACCGGGCGCGGCGAGGCTCTCGCCGTGTCCGCCAGAGTGGCCCCGCTGGGCTCCCGGCTGGTCCTCCTGCTCGTCGAGGACCTCACCGAGGCCCGTCGGATCGAAGCGGTCAGGCGGGACTTCGTGGCGAACGTCAGCCATGAGCTGAAGACGCCGGTCGGGGCGCTCTCCCTGCTCTCCGAGGCCGTCATGGACGCCTCGGAGGACCCGGAGGCGGTGGAGCGGTTCGCCGGCCGTATGCAGATCGAGGCCACCCGGCTGACCAGCCTGGTCCAGGAGCTCATCGACCTGTCGAGGGTCCAGAACGACGATCCCCTCGAGGACGCCGAGCCGGTCGGCATCGACGAACTGGTCGCCGAGGCCGTCGACCGGTGCCGTCACCAGGCCGGGACCAAGCAGATCACCATGGCCGCCGGAGGCACCGCTGACCTGCGGGTCTGGGGCAACCGGGGGCAGCTGGCCGCCGCCCTGGGCAACCTCGTCGAGAACGCCGTGAACTACTCGCCCGCCCGGACCCGCGTCGGCATAGCCGCCCGCCGGGTGAACGCACCGGGCGGGGACCTGATCGAGATCGCCGTGACCGACCAGGGCATCGGCATCTCCGACAAGGACAAGGAGCGCATCTTCGAGCGCTTCTACCGGGTCGACCCGGCCCGCTCGCGCCAGACGGGCGGTACGGGTCTGGGGCTGGCGATCGTGAAGCACGTGGCCGCCTCGCACGGCGGCGAGGTCACGGTGTGGAGCGCCGAGAACCAGGGCTCCACGTTCACCCTGCGGCTGCCGGAGGCGGGCGCGGCCCGTGACCGCGCGCAGCGGCTCCCCGGTCCGGACGAGGCCGACGACATCGACGACGACATCGACGACGACGTCGACGACCTGGACGACCTCGACGGGGCCGGCCACTCCTCCTCCGGCCACTCGTCCTCTCCCCACTCCTCCTCCGGCTCCGGCCACTCCTCCCCTCACCGCTCCACCCAGACATCCCCCCGCGCCTCATCCCCCGATTCGTCCGCGTACCGGACGCTTTCCGCCCCGGAGGTCCTTCCGTGA